A single window of Polyodon spathula isolate WHYD16114869_AA chromosome 2, ASM1765450v1, whole genome shotgun sequence DNA harbors:
- the LOC121301431 gene encoding liver-expressed antimicrobial peptide 2-like: protein MRKVLCRVFVISLILFLVCNIQVQAAALPRGDGVQLVNRVKRSMMWRWITQRPIGASCRDHSECSTNYCKDDYCSIRVFSS from the exons ATGAGGAAAGTACTCTGCAGAGTGTTTGTTATCAGCCTCATACTCTTCTTGGTCTGTAACATCCAG GTTCAGGCTGCTGCTCTCCCGCGAGGTGATGGAGTTCAGCTGGTAAACCGTGTGAAGAGATCAATGATGTGGCGCTGGATTACCCAAAGACCAATCGGAGCCAGCTGCAGAGACCACTCTGAGTGCAGCACCAACTACTGCAA GGATGACTACTGCTCCATCCGAGTGTTTTCATCTTAG